Proteins encoded within one genomic window of Ideonella dechloratans:
- a CDS encoding acyltransferase family protein encodes MTQRLDETRGRASGFDVLRLTLAIGVLMVHSVDIAHGLAAGDELFSSVLRPFVRIKLPMFFAISGFLVTASFVKAPGMAQFLWQRALRIYPALVAAVLVFSFVIGPAFTVFSTSHYLTDPLLARYLLNATGCSISFELPGVFGANPHPRTVNTQLWTLPFELGCYLLLVLVATVVTRGRATCLLLLTLLSSAGLFLYKVRAQGWVPVPPGPVSGYLLMSCFLAGAWLYLCRDRMPYCPRLFGLSLAASLLLLGVVPGGDHLAALPVAYATVYLGLRNPRRGVYASGARFSYGIYLYGFAVQQAVASVGWVPRVWYLNFALGGLITLALAVLSYHLVEAPTLRRLKTFAGFRRPVAT; translated from the coding sequence TTGACGCAGAGGCTCGACGAGACCCGGGGACGGGCCAGCGGCTTCGATGTCCTGCGCCTGACCCTGGCGATCGGCGTGCTCATGGTGCATTCCGTCGACATTGCTCACGGCCTGGCGGCGGGCGATGAGCTCTTCAGCTCGGTGCTGCGTCCCTTCGTGCGGATCAAGCTGCCGATGTTCTTCGCGATCAGCGGCTTCCTGGTGACGGCGAGTTTCGTCAAGGCGCCGGGGATGGCCCAGTTCCTGTGGCAGCGCGCCCTGCGGATCTACCCGGCGCTGGTGGCGGCCGTCCTGGTGTTCAGCTTCGTCATCGGGCCGGCCTTCACGGTCTTCAGCACATCCCACTACCTGACCGACCCCCTGCTGGCCCGGTACCTGCTGAATGCCACGGGCTGCAGCATCTCGTTCGAGCTTCCAGGGGTGTTCGGCGCGAATCCCCACCCGCGCACCGTCAACACCCAGCTCTGGACCCTGCCTTTCGAGCTGGGCTGCTACCTGCTGCTGGTGCTGGTGGCCACGGTGGTGACGCGAGGCCGGGCGACGTGCCTGCTGCTGCTCACGCTGCTCAGCAGTGCGGGCCTGTTCCTGTACAAGGTCCGGGCGCAGGGCTGGGTGCCCGTGCCACCCGGTCCCGTGTCCGGCTACCTGCTGATGTCCTGCTTCCTGGCCGGGGCCTGGCTCTACCTGTGTCGGGACCGCATGCCCTACTGTCCGAGGCTGTTCGGGCTGTCGCTGGCGGCCTCGCTCCTGCTGCTGGGCGTGGTCCCCGGGGGCGACCATCTCGCCGCGCTGCCGGTCGCCTACGCCACCGTGTACCTGGGCTTGCGGAACCCGCGACGGGGTGTCTACGCCTCGGGGGCCCGGTTCAGCTACGGCATCTATCTCTACGGCTTTGCCGTCCAGCAGGCGGTGGCCTCCGTGGGCTGGGTTCCGCGCGTCTGGTACCTCAACTTCGCGCTGGGCGGCCTGATCACCCTGGCGCTGGCCGTGCTGTCCTACCACCTGGTCGAGGCGCCGACCCTTCGCCGGCTCAAGACCTTCGCCGGCTTCAGACGCCCCGTGGCGACCTGA
- a CDS encoding acyltransferase family protein codes for MTTLAQRIEETGGRASGFDYLRLTLAVAVLLVHSVDTTYGLPANDALFGSWLRPFIRAILPMFFALSGFLVAGSLLRSRGIGTFLWMRAVRIYPALTVEVLLSAFILGPIFTSYTLGQYFSDPLFLRYLVNATGHISFLLPGVFNDNPHPNTVNTQLWTVPFELYCYLTLAVLALAGLKNRRAMGILSIVVISLSLFLYKSFSQSLALTPIGPVSGYLLVASFLAGVMAYLYREVIPYSRPLLWGTLLASLLLLSVVPGGDFLAPLPVAYATAHLGLLNPRRIKLVQGADFSYGIYLYGFVVQQAVVSIEAIPRLWYVNFVVAGLVTSAFAAFSWYWVEKPMLRFKHWSALRRPAPV; via the coding sequence ATGACAACGCTGGCACAGCGGATCGAGGAAACCGGGGGCCGGGCCTCCGGTTTCGACTACCTGAGACTCACCCTGGCGGTGGCCGTGCTCCTGGTGCATTCGGTGGACACCACCTACGGCCTGCCGGCCAACGATGCCCTGTTCGGCTCCTGGCTGCGCCCCTTCATCCGGGCCATCCTGCCGATGTTCTTCGCCCTCAGCGGCTTCCTGGTGGCCGGGAGCCTGCTGCGCAGCCGGGGCATCGGCACTTTTTTGTGGATGCGGGCGGTGCGCATCTACCCGGCGCTGACGGTCGAGGTGCTGCTCTCGGCCTTCATCCTGGGGCCGATCTTCACCAGCTACACGCTGGGCCAGTACTTCTCGGATCCGCTGTTCCTGCGCTACCTGGTCAACGCCACCGGCCACATCTCCTTCCTGCTGCCCGGCGTCTTCAACGACAACCCGCATCCGAACACGGTGAACACCCAGTTGTGGACCGTCCCGTTCGAGCTGTACTGCTACCTGACCCTGGCGGTGCTGGCTCTGGCGGGGCTGAAGAACCGCCGCGCGATGGGCATTCTCTCCATCGTGGTGATCAGCCTGAGCCTGTTTCTCTACAAATCCTTCAGCCAGAGCCTGGCCCTCACGCCCATCGGCCCGGTGTCGGGCTACCTGCTGGTGGCCAGCTTCCTGGCGGGGGTGATGGCCTATCTGTACCGGGAGGTGATTCCCTACAGCCGTCCGCTGCTGTGGGGCACGCTGCTGGCCAGCCTGCTGCTGTTGTCCGTGGTGCCGGGCGGTGACTTTCTGGCGCCCCTGCCCGTGGCCTATGCCACCGCGCACCTGGGCCTGCTGAACCCGCGCCGCATCAAGCTGGTGCAGGGTGCCGACTTCTCCTACGGCATCTACCTTTACGGCTTCGTGGTGCAGCAGGCCGTGGTCAGCATCGAGGCGATCCCTCGGCTCTGGTATGTCAACTTCGTCGTGGCCGGTCTGGTGACCTCGGCGTTCGCGGCCTTCTCCTGGTACTGGGTCGAGAAGCCCATGCTCCGCTTCAAGCACTGGAGCGCCTTGCGGCGCCCGGCCCCGGTCTGA